One genomic window of Ottowia oryzae includes the following:
- a CDS encoding transposase: MARLSRLSLPGRLHHILQRGNNRQAVVLDDEDRAALLQALRDEAAQAQVAVHAYVLMDNHLHLLATPATAEGVSQMMQGLGRRYVRAFNRRHGRSGTLFEGRYRSTLLQPEPHLLPAMAYLDLNPVRTGQAARAADWPWSSHGHYAGLRQSDWLQTHPLYWALGNTPFARQQAYADAVQAGISQQQHAALGRAVHSGWALGDEDFLAQVQAEADRRVTPGRPGRPRKPAESE, from the coding sequence ATGGCACGCCTGTCCCGCCTCAGCCTTCCCGGCCGTCTTCACCACATCCTGCAGCGCGGCAACAACCGCCAGGCGGTGGTGCTGGACGACGAAGACCGCGCCGCCTTGCTGCAGGCGCTGCGCGACGAGGCCGCGCAGGCGCAGGTCGCCGTGCACGCCTACGTGCTGATGGACAACCACCTGCACCTGCTGGCCACGCCGGCCACGGCCGAGGGTGTGTCGCAGATGATGCAGGGGCTGGGCCGGCGCTACGTGCGCGCCTTCAACCGGCGCCACGGGCGCAGCGGCACCCTGTTCGAGGGGCGCTACCGCAGCACCTTGCTGCAGCCCGAGCCGCACCTGCTGCCGGCTATGGCGTACCTGGACCTGAACCCGGTGCGCACCGGGCAGGCGGCCCGCGCGGCCGACTGGCCCTGGTCCAGCCACGGCCACTACGCCGGGCTGCGCCAATCCGACTGGCTGCAAACGCACCCCCTGTACTGGGCGTTGGGCAACACGCCCTTTGCACGCCAGCAGGCTTATGCGGATGCGGTGCAGGCGGGCATCAGCCAGCAGCAGCACGCCGCTTTGGGGCGCGCCGTGCACAGCGGCTGGGCGCTGGGCGATGAGGATTTTCTGGCGCAAGTGCAGGCCGAGGCCGATCGCCGCGTCACGCCGGGCCGGCCCGGGCGGCCGCGCAAACCGGCTGAATCAGAATAA